In a genomic window of Holophagaceae bacterium:
- a CDS encoding methionine--tRNA ligase gives MSKPFYLTTPIYYVNDIPHIGHTYTTVLADVIARFHRMMGEDVAFLTGTDEHGQKVEKAAAARGITPKALADEVVANYTELWKRMDMTHFRFIRTTDADHRKVVQERFQQLLDSGDIYKSTYKGLYSVSDEAFVTEMQAKELQAQGLAHQLVELEEETYNFKLSKYEKPLLEYFAAHPEFVQPDFRFNEVKRFVEGGLQDLSISRTSIQWGIPVPGDGKHVVYVWFDALLNYLTGAPDGAWPPDLQLVGKDILRFHAVYWPAFLMAMGLELPKTILAHGWWLMGEDKMSKSKGNVVRPDTLLKFGNDALRFYFLRDMQIGHDRGFSFEGSWTGSMRIWPMAWEIFLPGH, from the coding sequence GTGTCCAAGCCCTTCTACCTCACCACGCCCATCTACTACGTCAATGACATTCCCCACATCGGCCACACCTACACGACGGTGCTGGCGGATGTCATCGCCCGGTTCCACCGGATGATGGGCGAAGACGTGGCCTTCCTCACGGGCACCGACGAGCACGGCCAGAAGGTGGAAAAGGCCGCGGCGGCCCGTGGTATCACCCCCAAGGCTCTGGCGGATGAAGTGGTCGCCAACTACACCGAGCTCTGGAAGCGCATGGACATGACGCACTTCCGCTTCATCCGCACCACTGACGCTGACCACCGCAAGGTCGTGCAGGAACGCTTTCAGCAGCTGCTCGATAGCGGAGACATCTACAAGTCCACCTACAAAGGGCTTTATTCCGTCAGCGACGAGGCCTTTGTCACAGAAATGCAGGCCAAGGAGCTGCAGGCCCAGGGGCTCGCCCACCAGCTGGTGGAGCTGGAGGAGGAGACCTACAACTTCAAACTGTCAAAGTATGAAAAGCCCCTGCTGGAATACTTCGCGGCGCATCCGGAATTCGTGCAGCCGGATTTCCGCTTCAACGAGGTGAAGCGCTTCGTGGAAGGCGGATTGCAGGACCTGAGCATCAGCCGCACCAGCATCCAATGGGGCATTCCCGTGCCAGGCGACGGGAAGCACGTGGTCTACGTTTGGTTCGACGCGCTGCTGAACTACCTCACCGGCGCGCCGGATGGCGCCTGGCCGCCGGACCTGCAGCTCGTCGGCAAGGACATCCTGCGCTTTCATGCGGTCTATTGGCCGGCCTTCCTCATGGCCATGGGCCTCGAACTGCCGAAGACGATCCTCGCCCACGGCTGGTGGCTCATGGGCGAGGACAAAATGAGCAAGAGCAAGGGCAATGTGGTGCGGCCCGACACCCTGCTGAAATTCGGCAACGATGCCTTGCGCTTCTACTTCTTGCGCGACATGCAGATCGGCCACGACCGCGGTTTTTCCTTCGAGGGTTCATGGACCGGCTCAATGCGGATTTGGCCAATGGCCTGGGAAATCTTTCTTCCCGGACATTGA
- a CDS encoding IS110 family transposase gives MPDVHNPTRWLGVDVAKATFHAALARADLDARPPTREFARSPDGARECLAWAASLAPGTPLAAVMEATGGYSEPLAAWLRGLRPELPVAIVNPRWVKHYGLSLGVRDKTDRVDAIVLATFGQERHPSAHVPMSETYSVLHAMVREREALLKAALATENRDELPSRSAVAQEVRGAIIREMKAGIQRLDAAILAHIKADENLHADYRILVSIAGIGPVVASGIMGELGDLRRFEDARKLSSFVGLAPKHRRSGTSVNAPPRMSKQGNPRIRRLLYMSALTVIRGDNDLAVIYRSDITRGKPPKVALVGIMRRLMVLMRALLVENRPFERHHTKAWPEEVQAD, from the coding sequence ATGCCTGACGTTCACAACCCCACTCGCTGGCTTGGCGTGGATGTCGCCAAAGCCACTTTCCACGCGGCTTTGGCCCGCGCCGATCTGGACGCCCGGCCTCCCACTAGGGAGTTCGCGCGCTCTCCGGACGGCGCCCGCGAGTGCCTGGCGTGGGCCGCGAGCTTGGCACCCGGCACACCACTGGCCGCGGTGATGGAGGCGACAGGGGGCTACTCCGAACCCCTCGCGGCCTGGCTGCGCGGCCTGCGCCCGGAGCTTCCCGTCGCCATCGTGAATCCGCGCTGGGTCAAGCACTATGGCCTGAGCCTCGGTGTGCGCGACAAAACCGATCGCGTGGACGCCATCGTGCTGGCAACCTTTGGGCAGGAGCGCCATCCATCTGCGCACGTTCCCATGTCCGAGACCTACTCCGTTCTCCACGCGATGGTCCGTGAGCGCGAAGCGCTCCTGAAAGCCGCTCTGGCCACGGAGAACCGGGACGAACTGCCAAGCAGATCTGCGGTAGCCCAGGAAGTCCGGGGAGCCATCATTCGCGAGATGAAGGCTGGGATCCAGCGCCTCGACGCGGCGATCTTGGCCCACATCAAGGCGGACGAAAACCTCCATGCGGACTACCGGATCCTCGTGAGCATCGCGGGCATCGGCCCGGTGGTCGCATCGGGCATCATGGGCGAACTCGGCGATCTCCGAAGGTTCGAGGACGCACGCAAACTCAGCTCCTTCGTAGGGCTCGCGCCCAAACACCGCCGCAGCGGAACCTCGGTGAACGCGCCGCCCAGGATGTCCAAGCAAGGAAATCCAAGAATCCGGCGCCTGCTCTACATGAGCGCCCTGACCGTGATCCGCGGGGACAATGACCTGGCCGTCATCTACCGGAGCGACATCACGCGGGGCAAACCTCCGAAAGTGGCCCTCGTCGGAATCATGCGCAGGCTCATGGTGCTGATGCGTGCCCTCCTCGTTGAGAATCGCCCCTTCGAACGCCACCACACCAAGGCCTGGCCCGAAGAAGTTCAAGCAGATTGA
- a CDS encoding peptidylprolyl isomerase has product MSRVLMQTAKGDINIELFDQDAPGTVANFKKLITAGFYDGLAFHRVIPNFVIQGGCPNTREGAGGIPGTGGPGYKIKCETAGNPNKHVLGALSMAHAGKDTGGSQFFIVNGGNPSHLDGVHTVFGKAVGPADIAVVQAIRADDRILKVTVVEE; this is encoded by the coding sequence ATGAGCCGTGTGCTGATGCAGACCGCCAAAGGCGACATCAACATCGAACTGTTCGACCAGGATGCCCCGGGCACCGTGGCGAATTTCAAGAAGCTGATCACCGCCGGCTTCTATGACGGCCTGGCCTTCCATCGCGTCATCCCGAACTTCGTCATCCAGGGCGGCTGCCCGAACACCCGCGAGGGCGCCGGGGGGATTCCAGGCACCGGCGGCCCTGGCTACAAGATCAAGTGCGAAACGGCCGGAAACCCGAACAAGCATGTGCTGGGCGCGCTCTCCATGGCCCATGCGGGCAAGGACACCGGCGGCAGCCAGTTCTTCATCGTCAATGGCGGCAATCCCAGCCACCTGGATGGTGTCCACACCGTATTCGGCAAGGCCGTCGGACCCGCCGACATCGCTGTGGTGCAGGCCATCCGCGCCGACGACCGCATCCTCAAGGTGACGGTGGTCGAGGAATGA
- a CDS encoding (2Fe-2S)-binding protein, translating to MTILAQTRLHQRVLSGHGTLMGQCLEAGLPVASSCSGRGACGKCAVTVLEGMEALSRPGTHELLVLTRNAYPDCVRLSCQCRVLNRSAKVLITTGYW from the coding sequence ATGACCATCCTGGCCCAAACACGCCTCCACCAGCGCGTGCTGAGCGGCCATGGAACCTTGATGGGGCAGTGCCTGGAAGCCGGCCTTCCCGTGGCCTCGAGCTGCTCGGGGCGGGGTGCCTGCGGGAAATGCGCGGTCACGGTGCTGGAGGGCATGGAAGCCCTTTCCCGGCCCGGCACGCATGAGCTGCTGGTGCTGACCCGGAATGCCTACCCCGACTGCGTGAGGCTCAGCTGCCAATGCCGTGTGCTGAACCGCTCCGCGAAAGTCCTTATCACCACGGGCTATTGGTGA
- a CDS encoding integration host factor subunit beta — MDPMETLTKADLSKHLMERLDLGKKDADLLVNVFLDSIVGALRTGDGVELRGFGSFRLRDRKARIGRNPRSGDSIKVPPKRVVYFKLGKELRSKLIDDDSK; from the coding sequence ATGGATCCGATGGAAACCCTCACGAAAGCTGATCTGTCCAAGCACCTGATGGAGCGACTGGACCTGGGAAAGAAAGACGCTGACCTGCTGGTCAATGTTTTCCTGGATAGCATCGTCGGCGCCCTGCGCACCGGGGATGGTGTGGAATTGCGGGGCTTCGGCAGCTTCCGGCTGCGGGACCGCAAGGCCCGCATCGGCAGGAACCCCCGCAGCGGCGACAGCATTAAAGTACCGCCCAAGCGCGTCGTGTATTTCAAGCTCGGCAAAGAACTGCGCAGCAAGCTCATCGACGACGATTCCAAGTAA
- a CDS encoding anthranilate synthase component I family protein, whose translation MALAERLSPTHRQPMALPRPWPGCAQGLLRRGASWLHGEGWGGDLLGLPAGPRLESRWNGHDWITTLDGRPEKGRPFDLLEQAAEAGHPWIGALSYELACWEAGLPHQVPSLGALGQAWQGLSHALHVDGGTAEIWRWGDPPVADIQGFLAEAEVPARPQLGALKPRWSQSTHREAVETIRARILDGGFYVANLCVPFDAAWTGDRAALALSCFQRAEPPRGAFLPLGQDGLALLCLSMERVLGKSGSTLVSEPIKGSVSRTGDAAADEAAGRSLLTDPKEQAEHTMIVDLVRNDLGRVAEAGSVRVPELMALRAYPTVQHLVSRVEAEARPNAGLAEILRAMLPGGSVTGAPKHAVCTHIAGVEAAPRGFYCGALGWIRGGEFDLALPIRTAQLVDDHLIYWAGGGITLRSDAAKEWRELHLKTQVMRQP comes from the coding sequence ATGGCCCTCGCCGAGCGTCTCAGCCCCACCCACAGGCAGCCCATGGCCCTGCCCCGGCCCTGGCCCGGCTGCGCCCAGGGCCTGCTGCGGCGCGGGGCATCCTGGCTCCATGGCGAGGGCTGGGGCGGCGACCTGCTCGGCCTGCCCGCCGGCCCGCGACTGGAAAGCCGGTGGAATGGGCATGATTGGATCACCACCCTGGACGGCCGCCCGGAGAAAGGCCGCCCCTTCGACCTCCTGGAGCAGGCCGCGGAGGCTGGCCATCCATGGATCGGAGCGCTTTCCTACGAACTGGCTTGCTGGGAAGCGGGGCTCCCGCACCAGGTTCCCTCCCTGGGAGCCTTGGGGCAAGCCTGGCAAGGCCTGAGCCATGCGCTTCATGTCGATGGCGGAACCGCCGAAATCTGGCGCTGGGGAGACCCGCCCGTGGCGGATATCCAAGGCTTTCTGGCCGAAGCTGAAGTCCCGGCCCGGCCCCAGCTCGGCGCCCTCAAGCCCAGGTGGAGCCAATCCACCCACCGGGAAGCGGTGGAAACCATCCGCGCGCGGATCCTCGACGGCGGATTCTATGTGGCGAATTTGTGCGTGCCCTTCGACGCCGCCTGGACCGGCGACAGGGCGGCCCTGGCGCTTTCCTGTTTTCAGCGCGCCGAGCCTCCCCGTGGAGCCTTCCTGCCCTTGGGTCAAGATGGCCTGGCTCTGCTCTGTCTCAGCATGGAGCGGGTGCTCGGCAAGTCCGGCTCCACCCTCGTCTCGGAGCCCATCAAGGGCAGCGTTTCCCGCACTGGCGATGCCGCAGCGGACGAAGCCGCGGGCAGATCTCTGCTCACGGATCCGAAGGAACAAGCCGAACACACCATGATCGTGGATCTAGTGCGCAACGACCTTGGCCGGGTCGCGGAAGCGGGCTCCGTGCGGGTCCCGGAGCTCATGGCCCTGCGCGCCTATCCCACCGTGCAACACCTTGTGAGCCGTGTGGAGGCCGAGGCCAGGCCCAATGCAGGGCTCGCGGAAATTCTCCGCGCCATGCTGCCCGGCGGCAGCGTCACGGGTGCTCCGAAACATGCGGTCTGCACCCATATCGCCGGTGTTGAGGCCGCCCCCCGAGGATTTTATTGCGGTGCCCTGGGCTGGATCCGCGGAGGCGAATTCGACTTGGCCCTGCCCATCCGGACCGCGCAGCTTGTTGACGACCATCTGATCTACTGGGCTGGCGGCGGCATCACCCTGCGCAGCGACGCCGCCAAAGAGTGGCGGGAATTGCACCTGAAGACGCAAGTGATGAGGCAGCCCTAA
- a CDS encoding HNH endonuclease — MSIRRERSWAGDVIAVDQNYVPMQEMTRRKAIRAVAGGRAFVLLPATFERNLEFRSPFMLVIFPHASACSESKLLMGRLERRVMKRDHHTCMYQGCSHKATTVDHVVPVCQGGQTTWQNLVACCLACNQKKGGRTPEQAGMILKKVPKGPRAHLFERFEEIIKEASAA; from the coding sequence ATGTCCATCCGCAGGGAACGTTCATGGGCGGGCGACGTGATCGCCGTGGACCAGAACTATGTCCCGATGCAGGAGATGACCCGCCGCAAGGCCATCCGGGCCGTGGCCGGGGGCAGGGCCTTCGTGCTTCTGCCGGCCACCTTCGAGCGGAACCTGGAATTCCGGAGCCCCTTCATGCTGGTGATTTTCCCCCATGCGTCGGCCTGTTCGGAGTCCAAGCTGCTCATGGGGCGCCTGGAGCGGCGCGTCATGAAGCGGGACCACCACACCTGCATGTACCAGGGCTGCTCCCACAAGGCCACCACCGTGGACCATGTGGTTCCGGTCTGCCAGGGCGGCCAGACCACCTGGCAGAATCTCGTGGCCTGCTGCCTGGCCTGCAACCAGAAGAAGGGCGGGCGGACGCCCGAACAGGCGGGCATGATCCTGAAAAAGGTTCCCAAGGGGCCGAGGGCGCACCTCTTCGAGCGCTTCGAGGAGATCATCAAGGAAGCTTCGGCGGCGTAA
- the guaA gene encoding glutamine-hydrolyzing GMP synthase, translated as MHHERIAILDYGSQYTRLITRRLRELGAFGLVYPPSAAAEEIAGEDLRGVILSGGPNSVLEEGAPGIDPKIFRLGVPVLGICYGLQLMARDFGGELHRSAQREYGKASIRCQGQDSILFAGMTGEQVVWMSHGDHVEKAPPGYAVTAATSTVPVAAMEDQALRRYGIQFHPEVTHSVNGSALLLNFLEHCGMRLDWNAGQFIEEKVAQIRGQVGGGRVVLGLSGGVDSSVAALLLHRAIGKQLTCVFVDHGLMRKDEMKQVQAFFAPFDLSVVWVDASDEFLGKLAGVTDPETKRKIIGSTFIDVFDREAKKIAADFLGQGTTYPDVIESSGIGGAVLVKSHHNVGGLPERMKLKLVEPLRELFKDEVRKTGLALGLPEEMNQRHPFPGPGLAVRLPGGITRERVRILQEADAIFLDELKTSGWYAKTSQAFAVLLPVQTVGIMGDERTFEFMCALRAVTSEDFMTADWARLPHELLDRIAQRIVREVKGINRVVFDITSKPPATIEYE; from the coding sequence ATGCATCACGAGCGCATCGCCATCCTAGATTACGGCAGCCAGTACACGCGGCTCATCACGCGGCGCTTGAGGGAATTGGGGGCGTTCGGACTGGTGTATCCGCCGAGCGCCGCCGCTGAGGAAATCGCCGGCGAGGATTTGCGGGGCGTCATTCTGAGCGGAGGCCCGAATTCCGTGCTGGAGGAAGGCGCGCCAGGCATCGATCCGAAAATTTTCAGACTCGGCGTTCCGGTGCTGGGCATCTGCTATGGGCTGCAGCTCATGGCGCGGGATTTCGGCGGCGAGCTGCATCGTTCCGCTCAGCGGGAGTACGGCAAGGCCTCCATCCGCTGCCAGGGCCAGGACAGCATCCTGTTCGCCGGAATGACCGGCGAACAGGTGGTCTGGATGAGCCATGGCGACCACGTGGAAAAGGCGCCGCCCGGCTATGCCGTCACCGCCGCCACGTCCACCGTGCCCGTGGCTGCCATGGAGGACCAGGCCCTGCGGCGCTACGGCATCCAGTTCCATCCGGAAGTCACCCACAGCGTCAACGGCAGCGCCCTGCTCTTGAATTTCCTTGAACACTGCGGCATGAGACTCGATTGGAACGCAGGGCAATTCATCGAAGAAAAAGTCGCGCAGATCCGCGGCCAGGTAGGCGGTGGCCGTGTGGTCCTGGGGCTCAGCGGCGGCGTGGATTCCAGCGTCGCGGCGCTGCTGCTGCACCGGGCCATCGGCAAGCAGCTCACCTGCGTGTTCGTCGACCACGGACTCATGCGCAAGGATGAGATGAAGCAGGTGCAGGCCTTTTTCGCGCCCTTCGACCTGAGCGTCGTCTGGGTGGATGCCAGCGATGAATTCCTCGGCAAGCTGGCGGGTGTCACGGATCCTGAAACCAAGCGCAAGATCATCGGCTCGACCTTCATCGATGTTTTCGACCGCGAGGCGAAAAAAATCGCGGCGGATTTCCTGGGGCAGGGCACGACCTATCCCGACGTCATCGAAAGCAGCGGCATCGGCGGCGCGGTGCTGGTGAAAAGCCACCACAACGTGGGCGGATTGCCCGAACGCATGAAGCTGAAACTGGTGGAGCCTCTGCGGGAATTGTTCAAGGATGAAGTCAGAAAAACAGGTCTGGCGCTAGGTCTCCCCGAAGAGATGAACCAGCGCCATCCCTTCCCTGGTCCGGGACTCGCGGTGCGGCTGCCGGGCGGCATCACCCGGGAGCGCGTGCGGATCCTCCAGGAAGCCGACGCCATCTTCCTCGATGAATTGAAAACCAGCGGCTGGTATGCCAAGACCAGCCAGGCTTTCGCAGTGCTGTTGCCGGTGCAGACCGTGGGCATCATGGGCGACGAGCGCACCTTCGAGTTCATGTGCGCGCTCCGGGCCGTGACCAGCGAAGACTTCATGACCGCCGATTGGGCGCGGCTTCCCCACGAATTGCTGGACCGCATCGCCCAGCGCATCGTCCGCGAAGTGAAGGGCATCAACCGCGTGGTCTTCGACATCACCAGCAAGCCGCCCGCGACCATCGAATACGAATAA
- a CDS encoding glycine--tRNA ligase subunit beta yields the protein MSDTRTFLLELHCEEIPARFLKPLQFDLIGGLLKELPAAEGDAYPVSPGLLVSPRKIAVHIQKVREMEPDQIETQVGPPQKMCVDAEGKATQTGLKFAEKWGVDFSAVRFEQPAGKKEPCAVVTLTKNGRPTIELLAEALPKLIASLHVPKAMRWGNSDFEFVRPIRNVLCLFGDEVVDFTVDGVRSSNTTWGHRLHHMQNPAPIVIDQPEDYEAALEKAGVVVSFEARRQRMEAQLHELAKAVDGRVVMDEELLNTLAEIVEFPMIVRGEFPREFLELPKEVLVTSLKEHQKSFCIEDAKGDLLPFFLAAANRMDDPAGFVKSGNEWVLKARLYDARFFFAEDRKAKLETRLDKLKNLTFQRDLGTYFEKTERIVRIAAEIAPKVGVDPEHAKEAARLSKADLRTLMVGEFPELQGIMGGEYLKREGAPAAVWQAVKEHYRPVGAEDGIPSTTEGCLLSLADKLDTVAGCFAVGIIPSGSKDPLALRRAGQGVTRILWEQGWPVDAMELARIALGVVGSKATKPEADTMAALESFFRDRVAFQLEQAGYAGPVRRSALPAGWSDLVDLKARCEALAAFADDPRFESLAQSAKRIGNILKDEIPSDAFDVAVLQQIEEKALAAHLASLESAPDHATLLAALAELSQPLEAFFTAVMVKCEDATLRAARLSLLHRQRQAFLRVADFSQWQ from the coding sequence ATGAGCGATACGCGCACCTTTTTACTGGAACTGCATTGCGAGGAGATTCCGGCGCGGTTTTTAAAGCCGTTGCAATTTGATTTGATTGGCGGGCTGCTTAAAGAGCTTCCTGCGGCGGAAGGTGATGCATATCCGGTTTCTCCAGGGTTGTTGGTGTCACCGAGAAAGATCGCTGTGCACATTCAGAAAGTTAGGGAAATGGAACCCGACCAAATAGAAACCCAGGTCGGCCCACCCCAGAAAATGTGTGTGGATGCCGAAGGCAAGGCCACCCAGACGGGGCTAAAGTTCGCGGAGAAGTGGGGTGTTGATTTTTCTGCGGTGCGGTTCGAGCAGCCTGCGGGGAAAAAGGAACCCTGCGCGGTGGTCACGCTCACCAAGAATGGCCGTCCCACGATTGAACTCTTAGCGGAGGCACTGCCGAAGCTCATCGCATCACTCCACGTCCCCAAGGCCATGCGCTGGGGCAATTCGGACTTCGAATTCGTGCGGCCCATCCGCAATGTGCTTTGCCTGTTCGGAGACGAAGTCGTGGATTTCACGGTGGATGGCGTCCGCAGTTCCAACACCACTTGGGGGCATCGGCTGCATCACATGCAGAACCCCGCCCCCATCGTGATTGATCAGCCTGAGGACTACGAGGCCGCGCTGGAGAAAGCGGGCGTGGTGGTTTCCTTCGAAGCGCGGCGCCAGCGCATGGAGGCGCAGTTGCACGAGTTGGCAAAGGCCGTGGATGGCCGCGTGGTGATGGATGAAGAGCTGCTGAACACGCTTGCGGAGATCGTGGAATTCCCGATGATCGTGCGCGGCGAATTCCCCAGGGAATTCCTGGAACTGCCCAAGGAGGTGCTGGTGACGTCCTTGAAGGAGCACCAGAAATCCTTTTGCATCGAAGACGCCAAGGGCGACCTGCTGCCCTTCTTCCTGGCCGCGGCCAACCGCATGGATGACCCGGCGGGCTTCGTGAAATCTGGCAATGAATGGGTGTTGAAGGCCCGCCTTTACGATGCGCGGTTCTTCTTCGCGGAGGACCGCAAAGCCAAGCTGGAAACACGTCTCGATAAATTAAAGAACCTCACTTTCCAGCGGGATCTCGGCACCTACTTCGAGAAAACCGAACGCATCGTGCGCATCGCAGCAGAGATTGCCCCCAAGGTAGGCGTGGATCCCGAACACGCTAAGGAAGCCGCGCGGCTCTCCAAGGCCGATTTACGCACCTTGATGGTGGGTGAATTCCCCGAGCTGCAGGGCATCATGGGCGGCGAGTACCTCAAGCGCGAAGGCGCTCCGGCGGCGGTGTGGCAGGCCGTGAAGGAGCACTACCGACCGGTCGGAGCCGAGGATGGCATTCCGTCCACCACCGAAGGCTGCCTGCTTTCACTGGCCGACAAACTGGATACGGTGGCGGGCTGCTTCGCGGTGGGCATCATCCCGTCGGGCTCCAAGGATCCACTGGCCCTCCGTCGCGCGGGGCAGGGGGTGACGCGCATCCTCTGGGAACAGGGTTGGCCAGTGGATGCCATGGAGCTGGCGCGCATCGCGCTTGGTGTCGTGGGATCGAAGGCCACCAAACCCGAAGCGGACACCATGGCGGCTCTCGAATCCTTCTTCCGGGACCGCGTGGCCTTTCAATTGGAGCAGGCCGGATACGCGGGCCCCGTGCGGCGTTCCGCGCTGCCCGCCGGCTGGAGCGATCTGGTGGATCTCAAGGCCCGGTGCGAAGCGCTCGCCGCCTTCGCTGATGATCCCCGCTTCGAATCCCTGGCCCAAAGCGCCAAGCGCATCGGCAACATCTTGAAAGATGAAATCCCGTCGGATGCCTTCGATGTCGCGGTCCTTCAGCAGATCGAGGAGAAGGCCCTTGCCGCGCATCTCGCATCGCTCGAATCCGCTCCGGACCATGCGACGCTCCTTGCTGCCCTCGCCGAACTCTCCCAGCCTCTGGAAGCCTTCTTCACCGCCGTCATGGTGAAGTGCGAGGATGCCACGCTGCGCGCCGCCAGACTTTCGTTGCTCCACCGCCAGCGCCAGGCTTTCCTGCGCGTGGCGGACTTTTCCCAGTGGCAATGA
- a CDS encoding glycine--tRNA ligase subunit alpha, with protein MHIQELILRLQRFWADRGCLIGQPYDIEKGAGTMNPLTFFGALGKKPWNVAYVEPSRRPADGRYGENPFRVYKHLQFQVILKPSPAKVQDLYIESLSALGIDLAKHDLRFEEDNWESPTLGAWGVGWQVVLDGMEISQFTYFQQVGGLDCRPVSAELTYGIERICMFLGGYDNIFDLTWGEVKTDDGVFPVTYRQVRQREEFELSAYSFEHADLDLHRTLFDAYEKEGWRLLKALGHFRSAYEQALKMSHTFNVLDARGAVSTTERPGVIKRVRDLASGCARAYLEHEEPGTANAAKNANEKQGVAK; from the coding sequence ATGCATATCCAGGAACTGATTCTGCGCCTTCAGCGCTTTTGGGCCGACCGCGGCTGCCTCATCGGGCAGCCCTACGACATCGAGAAGGGCGCGGGCACCATGAATCCGCTCACCTTCTTTGGGGCACTCGGCAAGAAACCCTGGAACGTGGCTTACGTGGAGCCATCCCGGCGACCGGCGGACGGCCGCTACGGCGAAAATCCTTTTCGGGTCTACAAGCATTTGCAATTCCAGGTGATCCTAAAACCCAGCCCGGCGAAGGTGCAGGATCTCTACATCGAATCGCTCTCGGCCCTCGGCATCGACCTCGCCAAGCACGACCTTCGCTTCGAGGAAGACAACTGGGAATCGCCGACGCTCGGCGCCTGGGGCGTGGGCTGGCAGGTGGTGCTGGACGGCATGGAGATCAGCCAGTTCACCTACTTCCAGCAGGTGGGCGGTCTCGACTGCCGGCCCGTGAGCGCCGAGCTGACCTACGGCATCGAGCGCATCTGCATGTTCCTGGGCGGCTATGACAATATCTTCGACCTCACGTGGGGCGAGGTGAAGACCGACGACGGCGTATTCCCCGTCACCTACCGCCAGGTGCGCCAGCGGGAGGAATTCGAGCTGAGCGCCTATTCCTTCGAGCATGCGGACCTGGATCTGCACCGCACGCTCTTCGACGCCTACGAGAAAGAAGGCTGGCGCCTGCTGAAAGCCCTCGGCCACTTCCGCAGCGCCTACGAGCAGGCCCTCAAAATGAGCCACACCTTCAACGTCCTCGACGCCCGCGGCGCTGTGAGCACCACGGAGCGCCCCGGAGTCATCAAGCGGGTGCGGGATCTGGCATCGGGGTGCGCTAGGGCGTACCTGGAGCATGAAGAACCTGGAACCGCGAATGCCGCGAAGAACGCGAATGAAAAGCAGGGGGTGGCGAAATGA
- a CDS encoding Crp/Fnr family transcriptional regulator → MCTECTQDRYIETYFRKPWGREFFSCMGPEAQKAFDALKEPRSFRAGQQVYAQGEPAQGIFILVSGKLSVRRKCAQGRFQILQILLPGDSVGVIPVFDGEPTSCSVVAHTEATCWFLPAEPLRRLAFKHEEVGEAIHRHICAKFRNLVAVLEGMSLHSVPERVAKLLLDQHRRNPGRSLLEFPEGEEDLAHYIACSRSTFSRALRQLDDEGMIRNTFPVIRLVDLPRLEAFASCGAMGLDHHRARSESAPVPR, encoded by the coding sequence ATGTGCACCGAGTGTACTCAGGATCGATATATCGAAACCTATTTTCGCAAGCCCTGGGGCCGGGAATTCTTCTCCTGCATGGGACCCGAGGCCCAGAAAGCCTTTGACGCTCTCAAGGAGCCCCGGAGCTTCCGGGCGGGCCAACAAGTGTATGCCCAAGGAGAGCCGGCCCAAGGCATCTTCATCCTGGTTTCGGGGAAGCTGAGCGTAAGACGGAAGTGCGCCCAGGGCCGCTTCCAGATCCTCCAGATCCTGCTCCCCGGCGACAGCGTCGGCGTCATTCCGGTCTTCGACGGGGAGCCGACCTCCTGCAGCGTGGTGGCTCATACAGAGGCGACCTGCTGGTTCCTGCCCGCGGAGCCGCTGCGGCGGCTGGCCTTCAAGCACGAGGAAGTTGGAGAAGCGATCCATCGCCACATCTGCGCCAAGTTCCGGAATCTCGTCGCGGTCCTGGAGGGCATGAGCCTGCACAGCGTCCCGGAGCGCGTCGCGAAGCTGCTTCTCGACCAGCACCGCCGCAACCCCGGCCGCTCCCTACTGGAATTCCCGGAAGGGGAAGAGGATCTGGCCCACTACATCGCCTGCAGCCGCTCCACCTTCAGCCGCGCGCTTCGGCAGTTGGACGACGAGGGCATGATCCGGAACACCTTCCCGGTGATCCGCCTCGTGGACCTGCCCAGGCTAGAGGCCTTCGCAAGCTGCGGGGCCATGGGTCTGGACCACCATCGCGCGAGATCCGAAAGCGCCCCCGTCCCGAGATGA